Sequence from the Agrococcus sp. SL85 genome:
CCGCGCCCTCGGCCCTCCGCCGCCTACCGTGCCGCCATGCCAGGCACCGCACCCGTGCGCGGGATCCCCTTCGTCGCCGGAGCGGCGCGCGCCGCCGCCCCGGCATCCTCGGCGCGGACGGCGGCCGACGGCTCGGCGCTGCGCGAGTTCGCCGAGCTCGCGCCGCTCGTCGCCGACCCCGCCGTCACCGACGTCTTCGTCACCGGCGGGCAGGTGTGGGCGGATCGGGGCAGCGGCGCCGAGGCCCTCGGCCGCATCGCGCCCGAGCGGGCTCGCGCGCTCGCCGTCGCGCTCGTCGCTGCGGGCGGCAGGCACGTCGACGAGGCGACGCCCTGCGCCGACGTGCGGCTGCACGACGGCATCCGCGTGCACGCCGTGCTGCCGCCCGTCGCGGTCGCCGGCGCGCAGGCTCTCGATCCGGCTGCCGCGCGTCGAGGCGCTCTCGCTCGATGAGCTCGAGGGCGCGGGTGCGTTCGCGCGCGTGCCGCTCGCGGCGGTGCGGGCGCTCGTGGCGAGCCGCGCGAACGTGCTCGTCACGGGCGCGGGCGGCTCCGGCAAGACGACGCTGCTGGGCGCGATGCTCGCCGAGGCCGCGCCCGCCGACCGCATCGTCACGATCGAGGACGTCGCCGAGCTGCGCATCCGCCACCCGCACGTCGTCGCGCTCGAGGCGCGGCAGGCGAACGCCGAGGGCGCGGGCGAGGTGGGGCTCGAGCGGCTCGTGCGCGAGGCGCTGCGAATGCGTCCGGACCGGCTCGTGCTGGGGGAGTGCCGCGGCGCCGAGGTGCGCGAGCTGCTCGCGGCGCTCAACACGGGCCACGACGGCGGGGCGGGCACGCTCCACGCCAACTCGCTCGACGACGTCCCGGCTCGACTGGAGGCGCTCGGTGCCCTCGCGGGCCTGACGCCCGCTGCGCTCGCGCGGCAGGCGGTGAGCGCCATCGGGGCGGTGCTGCACGTGGAGCGCGATGCCGAGGGCAGGCGCGTGGTCGCGATCGGGCGGCTGGGGCTCGAGGGCGAGCGGTTGACCGTGCTGCCGCGGGAGTCCGGGTCGCCCGTGCGCGCGACGGGATCGCTGGCCGCGTCGCCGCGCACGCCTGCGCCGTCGCCGCCGGAGCCGCGATGAGCGGCGCCGCCCAGGCGTCGGCGCTCGAGGGCGCCGCGGCCACCGTGCACCGGGTGGCGGCGCTCGCGGCCGGCGGCCTGCCGCTCGAGCGCGCGTGGGTCCTCGCGGGCTCGACCCCGGAGGCCGCGGACGACTCGGCGGGCGGTGCGGTCTCCTCGGTGCTCGCGGTCGCAGAGGCATCCGGCGCCCCCACCGCGGCGACGCTGGAGCGGCTCGCCGGGCTGCTCCGCGAGCAGGCGGCGCAGCGCCGCGGGCTCGAGGCCGCGCTCGCCGGCCCGCGCGCCACCGCGCGGCTCGTCGCGCTGCTCCCGCTCGTGGGGCTCGGCTTCGGCGCGGCCCTCGGCCTCGACATCGCCGCGGCGGTGCTCGGCGGCGGTCTCGGCACGTGGTCGATGCTCGCCGGCGCGCTGCTGCTCTGCGCGGCCTGGTGGTGGTCGCGGCGCATCGTCGCGGCCGCCGCACGGGGCCCCTCGGCGCCCGGCCTGCCGCTCGACCTCGTCGCGGTGGCGCTCGCCGGCGGCGGCTCGGCGGCCGCCGCTCGGCGGAGCGCGGCAGCCGCGCTCGAGGGTGCCGAGATCGATCCGGCCGACTGGACGGCCGTCGACGAGGCGCTCGCGCTCGCCGAGCGCGCGGGCGTGCCCGTGCGCGGGCTCCTCGTGGCCGAGGCGACCGCGGCGCGCACCCGCGCGCGGCTCGAGGCGGAGGCGCGGGCGCAGCGCGCGGGTGTGCGGCTCGCGCTGCCGCTCGGGGTCTGCGTGCTCCCCGCGTTCACGCTGCTCGCGATCGTGCCGCTCGTGATCTCGATGCTGCGGTCCTCGCTCGCGCCGCTCGGCTGACGCGTCGCTCGCGCAGCTCGTGCGGCCCGGCTCGTGCCGCGTTCGATCGGGCTGAGCGGAGCACCGGCCGCACAGTGCGGCTCGCGATGCGCTCCGACCGATCGAGCGCGCCGTCCGCGCGATGCGCTCCGGGCTCCGTGTGCGACCACCGCCAGGGGCGGGTCCCGCCGTCCTCCACAGGCGGTCGCGGGGGCCGCGCGGGCCGCGCGGCGGCGGGCGCATGCTGGCGCCTCCACCCACGAGAGAGAGGAGGCGAGCATGCGGATGCTCGACAGGCTGGTGCACGAGGAGGACGGCGCGGCGACCGCCGAGTACGTCATCGCGACGATGGCGGCGGTGGGCTTCGCCGGGCTGCTGGTGGTGATCCTGCGCTCCGACGAGGTGCGCGGCATCCTCACCGACATGGTGCAGCGTGCCCTCACGGTGCAGTAGCAGCCCGCGCGCGGGCAGGAGGGCCCTCACGGCCCTCCGCGGCGAGCTCGGCGCGGTGACCGCCGAGGCTCGCCGCAGCGCTGCCCGCCGCCGTGCTCGCGCTCGCCATCGCGGTGGGCGCGGTCGCGGCGGCGGCCGCGCAGGTGGGGCTCGAGCAGTCGGCGGGCGCAGCCGCCCGAGCGGCCGGTCGCGGCGACGACCCCGCCGCCTACGCGCGCGGCGCGACGCTGCGGATCGAGGCCCACGGCGGGCTCGTCTGCGCGGTGCTCGAGCGACCGGGCCTCGGCGGGGCGCTCACGCTCCGGGCTCGCTCGTGCGCGAGCGCCGAGGGCCGATGATGCGGCTCGCCGACGACCGCGGCTCCGGCACCGTGCTCGTGCTCGGCATCGCGGCGGCGGTCCTCGCGCTCGCCCTGCTCGTCGTCGGCGCCGGCACCGCCAGCATCGCCCAGGCGCGGGCCGCCGCTGCCGCGGACGCCGCGGCGCTCGCGGCGGCCGACGCGCTGAGCGGCTACGCGACGGGAGACCCGTGCGGCCTCGCGAGCCGCGTGGCGGCGGCGAGCGGCGCGCGTCTCGACGCCTGTGAGGTGACGGGCCTCGACGTGCGGATCGCGGCCTCCGTGCCCGTCGGGCCGCTCGTCGCGAGCGGCGTCGCGCGCGCCGGGCCGCCGCGATGATGGCCGCACCGGCGCCCGCAGGACGTGCTGCGAGCCGCGCCTGCGCCGTCGGCGAACGGCCATGCCCGGGCTGTGAGCGCGCAATGGCGCCATGTGTATTGTGTCGAGTCGTGGCCCGCTCGGGCCGGATCCCCTACGAAGAGCAGTGAGCGTGAGCATGGGCAAGAAGCTCGTGATCGTCGAGTCCCCCGCGAAGGGCAAGACCATCGAGCAGTACCTCGGGGAGGGGTACCAGGTGCTGGCATCGGTCGGACACATCCGCGACCTCGTGAGCCCGCGCGACCTGCCCGCCGACCTCAAGAAGGGCGCCTACGGCAAGTTCGCCGTCGACGTCGAGAACGGCTTCGCCCCGTACTACGTCGTCTCCGACGAGAAGAAGAAGACCGTCACCGAGCTGAAGCGCGCGCTCAAGGACGCCGACGAGCTCATCCTCGCCACAGATGAGGACCGCGAGGGCGAGGCCATCGCGTGGCACCTGCTCGAGGTGCTGAAGCCCAAGGTGCCCGTGCAGCGCATGGTGTTCCACGAGATCACCAAGGACGCCATCGAGCAGGCGAAGGACTCGATGCGCGAGCTCAACATGCCGCTCGTCGACGCGCAGGAGACCCGCCGCATCCTCGACCGCCTCTACGGCTACGAGGTGAGCCCCGTGCTGTGGCGCAAGGTGCGGCAGGGCCTCAGCGCCGGGCGCGTGCAGTCGCCCACCGCGCGCCTCATCGTCGACCGCGAGCGTGAGCGCATGGCGTTCGTCTCGGCCGGCTACTGGAGCCTCAGCGCCCAGTTCGAGGCCGAGGGCAGCCGCTTCGGGGCGCGCCTCGTGCGCCTCGACGGCGCCCGCATCGCCACGGGCTCCGACTTCGACGACCGCGGCGAGATCAAGGGCGTCCGCACCGTGCTCGACCAGGCGGGCGCGCAGGCGCTCGCGAGCGAGCTCGAGTCGACCTCGTTCCGCGTCGCCGGCGTCGAGTCGAAGCCGTACCGCCGCCGTCCCTCAGCGCCCTTCACCACCTCCACGCTGCAGCAGGAGGCGGGCCGCAAGCTCAAGCTCTCGGCGAAGCAGACCATGTCGGTCGCGCAGTCGCTCTACGAGCAGGGCTACATCACCTACATGCGCACCGACTCGCCCTCGCTCTCGGCGCAGGCGATCCA
This genomic interval carries:
- a CDS encoding CpaF family protein, yielding MPRVEALSLDELEGAGAFARVPLAAVRALVASRANVLVTGAGGSGKTTLLGAMLAEAAPADRIVTIEDVAELRIRHPHVVALEARQANAEGAGEVGLERLVREALRMRPDRLVLGECRGAEVRELLAALNTGHDGGAGTLHANSLDDVPARLEALGALAGLTPAALARQAVSAIGAVLHVERDAEGRRVVAIGRLGLEGERLTVLPRESGSPVRATGSLAASPRTPAPSPPEPR
- a CDS encoding type II secretion system F family protein, with the protein product MSGAAQASALEGAAATVHRVAALAAGGLPLERAWVLAGSTPEAADDSAGGAVSSVLAVAEASGAPTAATLERLAGLLREQAAQRRGLEAALAGPRATARLVALLPLVGLGFGAALGLDIAAAVLGGGLGTWSMLAGALLLCAAWWWSRRIVAAAARGPSAPGLPLDLVAVALAGGGSAAAARRSAAAALEGAEIDPADWTAVDEALALAERAGVPVRGLLVAEATAARTRARLEAEARAQRAGVRLALPLGVCVLPAFTLLAIVPLVISMLRSSLAPLG
- a CDS encoding DUF4244 domain-containing protein, whose protein sequence is MRMLDRLVHEEDGAATAEYVIATMAAVGFAGLLVVILRSDEVRGILTDMVQRALTVQ
- a CDS encoding Rv3654c family TadE-like protein, coding for MRLADDRGSGTVLVLGIAAAVLALALLVVGAGTASIAQARAAAAADAAALAAADALSGYATGDPCGLASRVAAASGARLDACEVTGLDVRIAASVPVGPLVASGVARAGPPR